A stretch of the Leucoraja erinacea ecotype New England chromosome 40, Leri_hhj_1, whole genome shotgun sequence genome encodes the following:
- the LOC129714649 gene encoding cysteine/serine-rich nuclear protein 2-like isoform X2, whose translation MEVEVSVNLKRKFEEVDGSSLCSSPKESDDDVSSSDSADSCDSLNSPSSRELRPTSILKKHKRLRAKNVRFDQVTVYYFTRRQGFTSVPSQGGSSLGMARRHNCIRRYTLCEYAQEQEHLHRQMLRDHLKEEKLNVRKMKLTKNGMVESEEANVLTIDDVSDDDIDVDSIEVDRMSFPCGCSKDGCANVAGRIEFNPIRVRTHYLHTIMKLELENKQQDLQQLSLAITHASSGSHTETQDYQDFAAENYDLENETAVMHLQSAEEMDRKKEEEADLTSSSVTMDTSVESLEVCILGDTAASASEACQGLAMPVVIEAEVTPVSPVLCFADSAVQDNPTPEEQTYLRNSTVLYYQINPSCAVGVNCSDREGDYVEAALESDYPKKTTVENLVAATSGSLVSYVPVTEHFSQNTGTSKYQNIQFPLVDDSAALVNYGTTVHTENPKQEPQFNSNLQGGCLRASEGDLCAAEPAVQKMFCQSEGLKTPEDVPAANPVTL comes from the exons ATGGAGGTAGAAGTGAGTGTGAACCTGAAGCGCAAGTTTGAAGAGGTGGACGGTTCGTCCTTGTGCTCTTCACCCAAGGAATCGGATGATGATGTTTCCAGCAGCGACAGTGCAGACAGCTGTGACAGCCTCAACTCTCCCAGCTCCAGGGAGTTGCGCC CAACCTCAATCCTAAAGAAGCACAAGCGGCTGAGGGCCAAGAACGTTCGCTTTGATCAGGTCACTGTCTACTACTTCACCCGCCGCCAGGGATTCACCAGTGTGCCCAGCCAAGGTGGCAGCTCCCTCGGCATGGCCAGGCGCCACAACTGCATCCGCAGGTACACACTCTGCGAGTATGCTCAGGAGCAGGAACACCTTCACCGGCAAATGCTTCGTGATCATTTGAAGGAAGAGAAACTCAATGTGCGCAAAATGAAG TTGACCAAGAACGGTATGGTTGAGTCGGAGGAGGCCAATGTACTCACCATTGATGACGTTTCCGATGATGACATTGATGTGGACAGTATTGAG GTGGACAGGATGTCCTTTCCATGTGGCTGCTCTAAAGATGGCTGCGCCAACGTGGCTGGCCGGATTGAATTTAACCCCATCCGCGTCCGGACTCACTACCTGCACACCATCATGAAGCTAGAACTGGAGAACAAGCAGCAGGACCTGCAACAGCTGTCGCTGGCCATCACCCACGCCTCCAGCGGCAGCCACACGGAAACGCAGGACTACCAGGATTTTGCTGCGGAAAATTACGACTTGGAGAACGAGACTGCAGTCATGCACTTGCAGTCTGCTGAGGAGATGGAcaggaaaaaggaggaagaggCTGATTTAACCAGCTCTAGTGTAACCATGGATACCAGTGTAGAAAGCCTAGAAGTTTGTATATTAGGAGATACAGCAGCTAGCGCCAGTGAAGCGTGCCAAGGCCTAGCGATGCCAGTTGTGATCGAAGCAGAAGTGACTCCTGTTTCTCCTGTGTTGTGTTTTGCTGACAGTGCTGTTCAGGATAACCCGACGCCTGAGGAACAGACATATTTAAGAAATTCCACGGTGTTGTATTATCAAATAAACCCGAGCTGTGCTGTAGGTGTGAACTGCAGCGATAGGGAGGGTGATTATGTAGAAGCGGCTTTAGAATCTGATTACCCAAAGAAAACCACTGTAGAAAATTTGGTTGCTGCTACCagtggttcattggtatcatatgTGCCTGTCACTGAGCACTTTTCTCAAAACACAGGGACCTCTAAATATCAGAACATCCAATTTCCTTTGGTGGATGACAGTGCTGCATTAGTCAATTATGGTACCACTGTGCACACTGAAAATCCTAAGCAGGAGCCCCAATTCAATTCAAACCTTCAAGGTGGCTGCCTCAGGGCTTCTGAGGGTGACCTTTGTGCAGCTGAGCCGGCTGTGCAGAAGATGTTTTGCCAGTCTGAAGGTCTGAAGACCCCAGAGGATGTCCCAGCAGCAAACCCAGTAACTCTGTAA
- the LOC129714649 gene encoding cysteine/serine-rich nuclear protein 2-like isoform X1, whose translation MEVEVSVNLKRKFEEVDGSSLCSSPKESDDDVSSSDSADSCDSLNSPSSRELRPTSILKKHKRLRAKNVRFDQVTVYYFTRRQGFTSVPSQGGSSLGMARRHNCIRRYTLCEYAQEQEHLHRQMLRDHLKEEKLNVRKMKLTKNGMVESEEANVLTIDDVSDDDIDVDSIEVDDYFFLQPLPTKRRRALLRASGVNRIDTEEKHELRAIRSSREECGCDCRFYCDPEVCPCSKAGIKCQVDRMSFPCGCSKDGCANVAGRIEFNPIRVRTHYLHTIMKLELENKQQDLQQLSLAITHASSGSHTETQDYQDFAAENYDLENETAVMHLQSAEEMDRKKEEEADLTSSSVTMDTSVESLEVCILGDTAASASEACQGLAMPVVIEAEVTPVSPVLCFADSAVQDNPTPEEQTYLRNSTVLYYQINPSCAVGVNCSDREGDYVEAALESDYPKKTTVENLVAATSGSLVSYVPVTEHFSQNTGTSKYQNIQFPLVDDSAALVNYGTTVHTENPKQEPQFNSNLQGGCLRASEGDLCAAEPAVQKMFCQSEGLKTPEDVPAANPVTL comes from the exons ATGGAGGTAGAAGTGAGTGTGAACCTGAAGCGCAAGTTTGAAGAGGTGGACGGTTCGTCCTTGTGCTCTTCACCCAAGGAATCGGATGATGATGTTTCCAGCAGCGACAGTGCAGACAGCTGTGACAGCCTCAACTCTCCCAGCTCCAGGGAGTTGCGCC CAACCTCAATCCTAAAGAAGCACAAGCGGCTGAGGGCCAAGAACGTTCGCTTTGATCAGGTCACTGTCTACTACTTCACCCGCCGCCAGGGATTCACCAGTGTGCCCAGCCAAGGTGGCAGCTCCCTCGGCATGGCCAGGCGCCACAACTGCATCCGCAGGTACACACTCTGCGAGTATGCTCAGGAGCAGGAACACCTTCACCGGCAAATGCTTCGTGATCATTTGAAGGAAGAGAAACTCAATGTGCGCAAAATGAAG TTGACCAAGAACGGTATGGTTGAGTCGGAGGAGGCCAATGTACTCACCATTGATGACGTTTCCGATGATGACATTGATGTGGACAGTATTGAGGTAGATGACTATTTCTTTTTACAACCACTACCCACAAAAAGGCGAAGAGCATTGTTACGTGCATCGGGCGTCAACAGGATTGATACGGAGGAAAAGCACGAGCTACGGGCCATTCGCTCATCCAGGGAGGAATGCGGGTGTGACTGTAGGTTTTACTGTGATCCCGAGGTGTGCCCCTGTAGCAAAGCGGGAATCAAGTGCCAG GTGGACAGGATGTCCTTTCCATGTGGCTGCTCTAAAGATGGCTGCGCCAACGTGGCTGGCCGGATTGAATTTAACCCCATCCGCGTCCGGACTCACTACCTGCACACCATCATGAAGCTAGAACTGGAGAACAAGCAGCAGGACCTGCAACAGCTGTCGCTGGCCATCACCCACGCCTCCAGCGGCAGCCACACGGAAACGCAGGACTACCAGGATTTTGCTGCGGAAAATTACGACTTGGAGAACGAGACTGCAGTCATGCACTTGCAGTCTGCTGAGGAGATGGAcaggaaaaaggaggaagaggCTGATTTAACCAGCTCTAGTGTAACCATGGATACCAGTGTAGAAAGCCTAGAAGTTTGTATATTAGGAGATACAGCAGCTAGCGCCAGTGAAGCGTGCCAAGGCCTAGCGATGCCAGTTGTGATCGAAGCAGAAGTGACTCCTGTTTCTCCTGTGTTGTGTTTTGCTGACAGTGCTGTTCAGGATAACCCGACGCCTGAGGAACAGACATATTTAAGAAATTCCACGGTGTTGTATTATCAAATAAACCCGAGCTGTGCTGTAGGTGTGAACTGCAGCGATAGGGAGGGTGATTATGTAGAAGCGGCTTTAGAATCTGATTACCCAAAGAAAACCACTGTAGAAAATTTGGTTGCTGCTACCagtggttcattggtatcatatgTGCCTGTCACTGAGCACTTTTCTCAAAACACAGGGACCTCTAAATATCAGAACATCCAATTTCCTTTGGTGGATGACAGTGCTGCATTAGTCAATTATGGTACCACTGTGCACACTGAAAATCCTAAGCAGGAGCCCCAATTCAATTCAAACCTTCAAGGTGGCTGCCTCAGGGCTTCTGAGGGTGACCTTTGTGCAGCTGAGCCGGCTGTGCAGAAGATGTTTTGCCAGTCTGAAGGTCTGAAGACCCCAGAGGATGTCCCAGCAGCAAACCCAGTAACTCTGTAA